The following nucleotide sequence is from Scleropages formosus chromosome 4, fSclFor1.1, whole genome shotgun sequence.
CACTCAAATTGTGAGGTGAAAAGCACGTTCATATACAAAAGGTTACTGTAAGGTTCGGATGTGACACGAACACGGACATATTTTACTGTAACCTCCAGACACGAATGAAAATAGTAAGAATTCAAATGCAGGGTGTAAATAAAAGTGCGCAGTGCAGAACAAAAAGTGAGGTGCATGAGCAATACAATAAACATGAGACAAAGAGATGCACACAGTGTTCTTACATGAACAAAAAGTACAACAGGCATATGAGTCCACAAAGGTACACAGGGGTATGATGGAGACAGGACTAGAATGCTGGACCTGCACAGGGGCACAGAGGATTGGTGCAGACAGGACAGAAACATAAATGCTGTTCTGTAGGTGGATATGGAGCCAGTATATGTTTAGGGTTAGGATGAAGGTGTGAACATTATACCTTAAATAAGCAAGAAAGCTAGAAAGTGGTGTTGTGCTTTAACAAAGAGGACGAGAAGTACAGTGGGGAAAATTAGCCAGCTTTATTATAAAGCTATGTGCTTACTGTATTGAAAAGTTACATTCCTccttaaattacaaaaaaattctagCAAATTCACATAATTAGTACACAGACATTTATCAGAGCATTATAATAGGTGAACATTGGTCATAAACTCGGTTCATCTTGACAAACTGCatgtaaaaaaatcagaagtgaATTTTATCTGACTTTGACAGATTGAACAGAAGTATCCCACAATTTTTGTGCATCCAGCATTGGTGCAGAATTTGTGTACAGTTTCATCACCCTTTGGTCAATGGAAAACTATGTTcacaaatttcaaaaaatgaaaaaaatttacaacAGATAGTCTTTCAAGTAAATGAACTTACCAGTTCCCTTTGTTGGAACTATACACGATTTTATACACTATTTCTGTCTTGCAGACCACATAATGAGAAACATCAAGATCACAAGGATTTCAAAGAACAAAGTCCCAACACTTACATCATTCAAGTCACTGGGGAAAATGAAAGCCCTTTAAAAGGGACAGAAGGTGAAATGATTTGCCGGAACTCTTGTGGACAACACTTGTGTTTGTTAACATCAATGTGCTTCTCTCACTGGTAAGGGAGTGCTTTCTTAGTAGGACAATAGTAACTGCAAATAAATTCAATAGTGAGACAAATTCAAAAGCAAGTGAGGTTacttttaattacttaattaaaagtaattccAGACCATGATTTTCAGTTAAGTCTAAAGTTTCTTTTTCTAGccaaaaaatactaaaatgcaATAGTagatgcattttatttagattAAGACTTCTGGTGAAAACATGAATTTACAtcttaattaaattattcattgagTTTATATTTTCTTGCATGTGTCTTTTTCCATTAGAAGATACACATGGACAATGGATCAGACATTGGCTAcatgctacagctggagggtgTTGACCTTGCACCTCAGTTTGTTTAcccagtgtttttcattctgcttttCACCTATCTAATCCTCATGTTCACTAACACAGGACTCATGGTCCTCATCGCCACGGAAAAGAGTCTACAGCAGCCCATGTACCTGTTGTTCTGTAACCTGTCGTTCAATGATATTATGGAAAACACAAACCTTCTGCCTCGATTAATGATCGACCTTCTCTCGTCTGAGCGATATATTAGTTATGTTGAGTGTGTCATTCAGGCATTCTGTAATCACACATTCTCTGCAGCGGCTCACACAATATTGATGATCATGGCATTTGACAGGTATGTGGCCATATGTAACCCTCTGAGATATTCCTCCATCATGACCACCAGCATGGTGGCGAAGTTGTCAGCAGGTGCTTGGGGCTCAGCATTGCTCACGGTGTCAGTCTTGCTTGGGCTCACCATTCGATTGACTAGATGCCGGTCATTTCTCATGAATATGTACTGTGACAATGCATCTTTGTTCAAGCTTTCATGCCAAGATGTGTCAGTCAACAACATCTTTGGTCTTTTCTACACAGCACTGTTCATTAGTTCTTCATTGCTTAGTATAGGCATCACCTATTTTAAAATAGTCACCGTTTGTTTCACCAGGAAAAGCAAAGAACTGAACAGCAAAGCACTTCAAACTTGTTCCACTCACTTAGTACTCTACATGATCATGTTGTGGTCTGGCCTTCTCAGCGTTCTCTTTCACCGCATTCAGATCTACTCAGGCTATCGAAAGTTGATGTccattttgtttcatgttgtcCCAGCGAATCTAAACCCCATTATTTATGCACTGCAAACAAAGGAACTAAAAAGCAAGgtaaagaaattatttcattCAAAAGTTTCTAATACATACAGATAAAACTTAAAAGCAACCCACAAAAATCGTTTCATTTTTTAgagcaaatacattttgtaacatGAAATTACTGGAATCATTGCAAATATCTTCATTGTGTTTATTAAGTCTGAAGATTTCTTGATTAAAAACAATTGAAAATGTGTCTTAATACTACTGTATGCTTATGTTTACTGCAAAGTGGTACTAATTCACAAAAgaatgatgatgtttccaatcTGATCCGCAATGATATGggcagctacttgagtaatGTGTGCTGACAACAATGGTGGTATTAGGCAAATTGTGCTTTCATTATCAGGTATGTATATTTAAAGCTCTTCTTCCGCTCTGAAATGCCCTCTTTTCTGCACTGAGTTGCATGTTTGTCAAATCAGTACATGTAGGTGGTGTGCGGCTCATTGTAACTCTACCTGACTTACACCTACAGTCATCCATTTAAATTCTGGTATAGTCTCCTTCACTGATTACTTTTGaataattctaaataaaaataacagctcTGTATAGGACATACAGTGCGCTCTCTGTACATACATGATATATTTCTGACATTTAGGGGTACACATACAAGGCAAGTTGCTGTTAAACACATGCAACTACAATCCATCCatcatgaaataaaaactttttaagaaacaaaaaaaaataacgatTGATGCATTAGTCATAGCAGTTGGACCCTTTACATGGTTTGAGTACGTACAATAATAATGAGTTTAGTGCAAAACTACAATCTCCTTCCCTCTAATCCTTCCTGAAATGCATGCTGTGAGATTTACACATTGGCAGCCTTCTCTGAAGAACTGGCCAGTGAACAATGTTCTGCTATATATGTTGTGCTACACATTGACTGTACAGAGCAGTATGATATCAAAATGTAGAAGTGTCAGTTCTGTGGTTATAGAAACAGGTTAGACATTCAGTTAGTAGTAATAGTCAGCATGACTGACAGGGGCTTTGGTTGTGTTAGGCTGCTGAATGGTTGTGCTCACATCTGTGGAACACTCTTATgtaactttgtttttctgtgttgtaaATGATGAAGATAACCAGagcttttattataaataaatcaattaactGATTTGTCAGTGCAGtggaaatttctttaaaaatctaccagtttatttatttatttatttatttattttttactgcatcacatTTTGCAACTGAAATAAACAGAACTTGGAGTTGAAAAGGAAATTCAGAATGGATGCAGTTCACAGGATCAGATCTCAAGTTCAGATTTTATACAGTCCCAAAGTCAGATAATATCCAGAAAGGCTGGTGATACAGACGCCGTCCCAAACAGCGATGATTTGCTACCACAGCCTCTGAGCCATGATAACTATGTATAGCAGCAGAATACAGCAACCGCATAGTGATCCAAAGCCATGGTCAGCAGGGTCCTCCTTATCACTGCCACAAAAAGGAGGACATACTATAAATCTGTGCAGAACAGCCTTTTCACTGGGACAGATTTTGTTTCtgtcagaaatttaaaaagcatgttAGACAGGTCCACACCTGTGTAGATGATCTCCAGAAAGGACAGATTATGGAGGAGGGCAGAAGTTTGAAAGCACTACATATTATCTGCACATACCATTGACTTAAAGGATAATTCTGTAAGTGAGAACGAAGATAGCAAAAGAAGACTGTGACTCCAGTTtgataaaatcaataaaatcagCTGAGTCACAACTGAGGAGCTCATATTGATGAAAGGCTAACTGACCTCTGCTGGAGCTCAGACTTAGGCAGTATTGTACAATTCCTGCCACTAGATGTGGGATTACTTCGAAAAATATCATATCCTTCAAATTTCTGTAACAATAAAATAGAATTATCTGAAATCAATAGTTAGAAATAATTCACTTTAATGCAGGCTTCATTTGCTTGTCAGTCACCCTGGGGaattacacaatatattttAAGCTTGAATAGGATATCGTCAATAatatgattcacacacacacacacacacacacacacacactttcggaaccgcttgtcccatacagggtcgcggggaaccggagcctacccggcaacacagggcgtaaggccggagggggaggggacacacccaggatgggacgccagtccgtcgcaaggcaccccaagcaggactcgaaccccaaacccactggagagcaggacctggtccaacccactgcgccactgcgccccccgttAATATGATTCAATGAGTCTTAAAACAACATAAAGCAAATCAACTGAGCAATGCATACTTATTCATACAATGACACAAACACTTACATCACTCAAGTCACTGAGGGAAAACGGAAACTAGATAAAAGAGGAGGAGCTGAACAGATCTGGTAGAATTGCAGTGGACGGGCTTCATGTTTAAAGTCAAGGTCAACATATTTCGCTCACTGGTAAGGAAGAGTGCATTTCCACTCCAAGGCAGTCTCAGTTTGCTGATACTATCATtcagtagaaaaaagaaaaaataaaacggtACAGTAATTTATAGAGGACCTGCTGAGATTCATATGCACAATGACTGTAATGAAAGATATAAAGATAGGGGTACAATTTCAAAGAAAAGTGAtatcaatttttctttattctattTTCTTTTCCGTTAAAGGATAGACATGGACAACAGAACAGTCACTCTCAACATGCTACAACTGGAGGGTGTTGACCTTGCTCCTCAATTTGTTTAcccagtgtttttcattctgcttgTTACTTACATTCTCATCATGATCACCAATACAGGACTTATTATTCTAATTGCAGTGGAACGGAGTCTTCATCAGCCCATGTACCTCTTATTTTGTAATCTGTCTTTCAATGATATTATGGGAAACACTAACATTCTACCTAGAATAATGATGGACCTTTTctcaactgaaaaatacattggcTATGTTGAGTGTGTCACTCAGGCTTTCTGTTCTCACATATTTGCTGCAGCTGCACATGTAATACTAATGATCATGGCTTTTGACAGATATGTGGCCATATGTAACCCTCTGAGATATTCCTCCATCATGACCACCAGCATGGTGGTGAAGTTGTCAGCAGGTGCTTGGGGCTCAGCATTGCTCATGGTGTCAATCATGCTTGGGCTCACCATTCGATTGACTAGATGCCGGTCATTTCTCATGAATATGTACTGTGACAATGCATCTTTGTTCAAGCTTTCATGCCAAGATGTGTCAGTCAACAATATCTTTGGTCTTTTCTACACAGCACTGTTCATTAGTTCTTCATTGCTTAGTATAGGCATCACCTATTTTAAAATAGTCACTGTTTGTTTCaccaagaaaagcaaagaaCTGAACAGCAAAGCACTTCAAACTTGTTCCACTCACTTAGTACTCTACATGATCATGCTGTGGTCTGGCTTTCTCACCATTATCTTTCACCGCTTCCAGATCTACTCAGGCTATCGAAAGTTGATGTccattttgtttcatgttgtcCCAGCGAATCTAAACCCCATTATTTATGCACTGCAAACAAAGGAACTAAAAAGCAAGgtaaagaaattatttcattCAAAAGTTTCTAATACATACAGATAAAACTTAAAAGCAACCCACAAAAATCGTTTCATTTTTTAgagcaaatacattttgtaacatGAAATTACTGGAATCATTGCAAATATCTTCATTGTGTTTATTAAGTCTGAAGATTTCTTGATTAAAAACAATTGAAAATGTGTCTTAATACTACTGTATGCTTATGTTTACTGCAAAGTGGTACTAATTCACAAAAgaatgatgatgtttccaatcTGATCCGCAATGATATGggcagctacttgagtaatGTGTGCTGACAACAATGGTGGTATTAGGCAAATTGTGCTTTCATTATCAGGTATGTATATTTAAAGCTCTTCTTCCGCTCTGAAATGCCCTCTTTTCTGCACTGAGTTGCATGTTTGTCAAATCAGTACATGTAGGTGGTGTGCGGCTCATTGTAACTCTACCTGACTTACACCTACAGTCATCCATTTAAATTCTGGTATAGTCTCCTTCACTGATTACTTTTGaataattctaaataaaaataacagctcTGTATAGGACATACAGTGCGCTCTCTGTACATACATGATATATTTCTGACATTTAGGGGTACACATACAAGGCAAGTTGCTGTTAAACACATGCAACTACAATCCATCCatcatgaaataaaaactttttaagaaacaaaaaaaaataacgatTGATGCATTAGTCATAGCAGTTGGACCCTTTACATGGTTTGAGTACGTACAATAATAATGAGTTTAGTGCAAAACTACAATCTCCTTCCCTCTAATCCTTCCTGAAATGCATGCTGTGAGATTTACACATTGGCAGCCTTCTCTGAAGAACTGGCCAGTGAACAATGTTCTGCTATATATGTTGTGCTACACATTGACTGTACAGAGCAGTATGATATCAAAATGTAGAAGTGTCAGTTCTGTGGTTATAGAAACAGGTTAGACATTCAGTTAGTAGTAATAGTCAGCATGACTGACAGGGGCTTTGGTTGTGTTAGGCTGCTGAATGGTTGTGCTCACATCTGTGGAACACTCGTATgtaactttgtttttctgtgctgtaaatGATGAAGATAACCAGAGCTTttattataaagaaataaattaactgaagggcgtgtggtggcgtggtggcgtggtggtgggttggcccacggtcctgctcttcggtgggtttggggtttgagtcccgcttggggtgccttgtgacggactggcgtcccgtcctgggtgtgtcccctcccccttctagccttacgccctgtgttaccgggtaggctccggttccccgtgaccccgtatgggacaagcggttctgaagatgtatgtatgtaaattaaCTGATTCACCAgtgcagtgaaaataaaaaagttctaccgctgcattattattatttttttcttacagcaTCACATTTTGCAACTGAAATTAACATAACTTTGAAGTGTAAAAGGAAGTCCAGAATGTATGCAGTTCATAGGATCAGATCAATTGCTGTCACGCGGAACCAAGGAcaccgggacggctggacccaagtgcaggatcgttcgtcaAGAACTTAACggtcaggcgagttcttgtTGCCCGGGacaagcgaagagtcggtcgatcggcagtcagagtgagagcgagaatCCGTGGACATGGACAGGGGACGATGCAAAGGGTCGGAAGCCAGAAAACGGATtcaggaagcaagggatgaaGTAGAGAAGGAcgaagagcaggacatagcgcaggaggacagttgtctcagtgagattccgtGAGTGTACGAGAGCTGAGAAGGATCTTTTAAAGGCGAGTGCTCAGTCAGGTGCTTGgctggtgtcaggtgctgttgattgtggtGCAGGCGTGGACATGGCAATAGttcaaattttataaaaatccCAAGGTCAGATAATATCCAGAAAGTCTGGTGATACAGAGGCTGTCCCAAATAGTGGTCATTTGCTACCACATCCTCTGAGCCATGATAACTATGTAGGGCAGCAGAATACAGCAACCGTAACCGAGCTCATATTGTTGAAAGGTTAACTGACCTCTGCTGGAGCTCAGACTTAGGCAGTATTGCACAATCCCTGCCACTAGATGTGGGATTACTTCGAAAAATATCATATCCTTCAAATTTCTGTAACAGTAAAATAGAATTATCTGAAATCAATAGTTAGAAATAATTCACTTTAATGCAGGCTTCATTTGCTTGTCAGTCACCCTGGGGaattacacaatatattttAAGCTTGAATAGGATATCATCAATAATacgattcacacacacacacacattttcggaaccgcttgtcccatacagggtcgcggggaaccggagcctacccggcaacacagggcgtaaggccggagggggaggggacacacccaggatgggacgccagtccgtcgcaaggcaccccaagcaggactcgaaccccaaacccactggagagcaggacctggtccaacccactgcgccactgcgccccccgttAATATGATTCAATGAGTCTTAAAACAACATAAAGCAAATCAACTGAGCAATGCATACTTATTCATACAATGACACAAACACTTACATCACTCAAGTCACTGAGGGAAAACGGAAACTAGATAAAAGAGGAGGAGCTGAACAGATCTGGTAGAATTGCAGTGGACGGGCTTCATGTTTAAAGTCAAGGTTTAACATATTTCGCTCACTG
It contains:
- the LOC108921186 gene encoding olfactory receptor-like protein COR2, which encodes MDNGSDIGYMLQLEGVDLAPQFVYPVFFILLFTYLILMFTNTGLMVLIATEKSLQQPMYLLFCNLSFNDIMENTNLLPRLMIDLLSSERYISYVECVIQAFCNHTFSAAAHTILMIMAFDRYVAICNPLRYSSIMTTSMVAKLSAGAWGSALLTVSVLLGLTIRLTRCRSFLMNMYCDNASLFKLSCQDVSVNNIFGLFYTALFISSSLLSIGITYFKIVTVCFTRKSKELNSKALQTCSTHLVLYMIMLWSGLLSVLFHRIQIYSGYRKLMSILFHVVPANLNPIIYALQTKELKSKVKKLFHSKVSNTYR
- the LOC108921187 gene encoding olfactory receptor 146-like, which encodes MDNRTVTLNMLQLEGVDLAPQFVYPVFFILLVTYILIMITNTGLIILIAVERSLHQPMYLLFCNLSFNDIMGNTNILPRIMMDLFSTEKYIGYVECVTQAFCSHIFAAAAHVILMIMAFDRYVAICNPLRYSSIMTTSMVVKLSAGAWGSALLMVSIMLGLTIRLTRCRSFLMNMYCDNASLFKLSCQDVSVNNIFGLFYTALFISSSLLSIGITYFKIVTVCFTKKSKELNSKALQTCSTHLVLYMIMLWSGFLTIIFHRFQIYSGYRKLMSILFHVVPANLNPIIYALQTKELKSKVKKLFHSKVSNTYR